A stretch of the Rosa rugosa chromosome 5, drRosRugo1.1, whole genome shotgun sequence genome encodes the following:
- the LOC133710363 gene encoding uncharacterized protein LOC133710363, whose product MSAAEEESSEAGTMGEEVLKLKEKLSQCRLEMERLLTEKKRWKIKKKLLMRGIEKLEDKNSKEQEVFLCVGSENYERQITLYKNLNTTNHSMWQLGDELSKVDDELAKLDEEQYKFFDSERPCVGTEVEKKIRWSQSKTEKLDKLYSEMNKKQDDLLAFLEARTKNAEITDDVKALVRDYYTQYIETLKTDEDEYALKTKIMDIILPPGSSQKQIGMFARVDSISPISAGISKILNFLRK is encoded by the exons ATgtcggcggcggaggaggagtcAAGTGAGGCAGGCACCATGGGCGAAGAGGTTTTGAAGCTCAAAGAGAAG CTTTCTCAATGCCGACTCGAAATGGAGCGGCTCCTGacagagaaaaagagatggaagatcaagaagaaacttctcATGCGGGGTATAGAAAAACTGGAAGACAAGAATAGTAAAGAACAAGAAGTGTTTCTGTGTGTAGGATCTGAAAATTATGAGAGACAGATTACACTCTACAAGAACTTGAACACTACGAACCACAGTATGTGGCAG CTAGGGGACGAATTGTCCAAAGTAGATGACGAATTGGCCAAACTAGACGAGGAACAGTACAAGTTTTTTGATAGTGAAAGGCCTTGTGTGGGAACAGAAGTGGAGAAGAAAATAAGGTGGTCACAATCAAAGACAGAGAAGCTGGATAAGCTATACTCAGAGATGAATAAGAAACAGGACGATTTATTAGCTTTTCTTGAAGCTCGTACAAAAAATGCAGAAATCACCGATGATGTGAAGGCTCTGGTGAGAGACTACTATACTCAATATATTGAGACACTCAAGACTGATGAGGACGAGTATGCACTGAAAACAAAGATTATGGATATTATTCTACCACCGGGTTCTTCTCAGAAGCAAATTGGGATGTTTGCCAGGGTTGATTCTATATCTCCAATCTCTGCTGGGATTTCAAAGATTTTGAACTTTCTAAGAAAATAG